One window from the genome of Xenorhabdus bovienii SS-2004 encodes:
- the rbsK gene encoding ribokinase: MSMAKLAVMGSINADHILNLESFPQPGETVMGKQYQVAFGGKGANQAVAAGRCGADITFIACVGQDDIGERVRQQLVKDNINTSAIGVIEGETTGVALIFVNQQGENVIGISAGANGALTSEYFHHHEQVVKEADVLLLQLETPLETVQLAAETARKHNTKVILNPAPAQKLSEQLLSLVDIITPNETEAEYLTGIAVKDNVGAEKAAQDLHKKGIEIVIITLGSRGVWLSENGKQGKIVPGFKVKAIDTIAAGDTFNGALVTGLLEGKGIVSAIRFAHAAAAIAVTRQGAQPAVPWRREIDAFLAEQD, from the coding sequence ATGAGTATGGCAAAACTTGCCGTGATGGGCAGCATTAATGCAGATCACATCTTGAACCTCGAATCTTTTCCTCAGCCTGGGGAAACCGTGATGGGAAAACAGTATCAGGTTGCATTTGGGGGAAAGGGAGCTAATCAGGCGGTTGCTGCAGGTCGCTGTGGTGCTGACATTACATTTATTGCTTGTGTTGGCCAAGATGATATTGGCGAGCGTGTCCGTCAACAATTGGTGAAAGATAATATCAATACCTCGGCAATCGGAGTTATTGAAGGTGAAACAACGGGTGTAGCACTGATTTTTGTGAATCAGCAAGGGGAAAACGTCATTGGCATTAGCGCAGGAGCGAATGGCGCACTCACATCTGAATATTTCCACCATCATGAGCAGGTGGTCAAAGAGGCTGATGTGTTGTTGTTACAGCTCGAAACACCGTTGGAAACTGTACAGCTGGCCGCTGAAACGGCCAGAAAACATAACACTAAAGTTATCTTGAACCCTGCGCCAGCACAGAAACTCTCTGAACAATTGCTTTCTTTGGTCGATATTATCACTCCTAATGAAACAGAAGCGGAATACTTAACTGGGATCGCTGTAAAAGATAATGTAGGAGCAGAAAAAGCCGCTCAGGACTTGCATAAAAAAGGTATTGAAATCGTTATTATCACATTGGGCAGCCGTGGCGTATGGCTGAGTGAAAATGGTAAGCAAGGTAAAATTGTTCCTGGATTTAAAGTTAAGGCAATCGATACGATTGCGGCGGGCGATACATTTAATGGCGCACTGGTAACGGGATTATTGGAGGGGAAAGGAATCGTATCGGCAATTCGTTTTGCCCATGCTGCGGCAGCTATTGCTGTGACACGTCAGGGAGCGCAGCCAGCTGTTCCGTGGCGACGTGAGATTGATGCATTTCTGGCTGAACAGGACTAA
- the rbsR gene encoding ribose operon transcriptional repressor RbsR codes for MATMKDVARLAGVSTSTVSYVINDNRYVSERVKKKVNAAIDELNYAPSALARSLKIKKTKTIGMLVTTSNNPFYAEIVRGVERNCYERGYSLILCNTEGDVTRLIRSMETLLQKRVDGLLIMCSENAILPNDFLLRYPLIPMVTMDWSPFYVSSDVIKDNSLLGGELATSYLISRGFRKIACIAGPQDKTPARQRLAGYRKAMKDAQLEIPEGYEIHSDFEFAGGLSSMEQLLQLSKPPEAVFAGNDAMAIGAYQALHRAGFSVPDDISVIGYDDISMAPYMTPPLTTIHQPKDELGKLAIDTLLYRMGNPESEPKQLILKPKLIERNSVARR; via the coding sequence GTGGCTACTATGAAGGACGTTGCCCGTCTTGCGGGTGTATCTACATCAACGGTCTCTTATGTAATTAACGATAACCGTTATGTCAGTGAGAGAGTGAAAAAGAAAGTCAATGCGGCTATTGATGAGTTGAACTATGCGCCTTCCGCTTTGGCCAGAAGTCTGAAAATCAAGAAAACCAAAACCATCGGTATGCTGGTCACAACCAGTAATAACCCGTTTTATGCTGAAATTGTCAGGGGAGTTGAACGGAATTGTTACGAGCGTGGATACAGCTTAATTCTGTGTAATACCGAAGGTGACGTGACGCGGTTGATCCGCAGTATGGAAACACTGTTGCAAAAACGTGTTGATGGATTGTTAATCATGTGTTCTGAAAATGCGATTCTACCCAATGACTTTCTGCTCCGATATCCACTTATACCGATGGTAACAATGGATTGGTCGCCTTTTTATGTATCCAGTGATGTCATCAAAGATAACTCTCTATTGGGGGGCGAATTAGCCACAAGTTATCTGATTAGCCGAGGTTTTCGTAAAATAGCCTGTATCGCTGGCCCACAGGATAAGACGCCAGCCCGTCAGCGTCTGGCTGGATATCGAAAAGCAATGAAAGATGCCCAGTTAGAGATCCCGGAAGGATATGAAATCCACAGTGATTTTGAATTTGCTGGTGGATTGTCATCAATGGAACAGCTACTCCAATTATCTAAACCTCCTGAGGCGGTATTTGCAGGAAATGACGCCATGGCTATTGGGGCTTATCAAGCCTTACATAGAGCGGGTTTTTCTGTTCCCGATGATATCTCCGTGATTGGATATGATGACATTTCGATGGCGCCTTACATGACCCCACCACTGACCACCATTCATCAACCCAAAGATGAATTGGGTAAGCTGGCTATTGATACTCTGCTCTATAGAATGGGCAATCCGGAAAGTGAGCCAAAACAATTAATTTTGAAGCCAAAACTGATTGAGCGGAATTCTGTAGCCAGACGCTGA
- the sodA gene encoding superoxide dismutase [Mn], translating into MSYSLPALPYSYDALEPHFDKPTMEIHYTKHHQTYVTNTNTALEAFPELAKLHIDDLIQQLDKIPADKRTFIRNNAGGHSNHSLFWKGLKLGTVLGGALKTAIERDLGSIEIFKEKFEQAAATRFGSGWAWLVLKADGKLAVVSTANQDSPLMGEEIAGASGYPILGLDVWEHAYYLKYQNRRPDYIKAFWHVVDWDEAAKRYEEKIK; encoded by the coding sequence ATGAGCTATTCACTGCCCGCTCTACCTTACTCTTATGATGCGTTGGAGCCTCATTTCGATAAGCCGACGATGGAAATTCATTATACCAAACACCATCAAACCTACGTGACTAACACGAATACAGCGTTGGAAGCTTTCCCTGAATTAGCTAAACTTCATATTGATGATCTGATCCAGCAGCTTGATAAAATCCCTGCGGATAAGCGCACTTTTATTCGCAATAATGCGGGCGGTCACTCAAACCATAGTCTGTTCTGGAAAGGATTAAAATTGGGAACGGTCTTAGGTGGTGCTTTGAAAACGGCCATTGAGAGGGATTTAGGTAGCATTGAGATCTTTAAGGAAAAATTTGAGCAGGCGGCTGCAACCCGCTTTGGCTCTGGCTGGGCATGGTTGGTTCTAAAAGCAGATGGCAAACTTGCGGTTGTTTCAACTGCCAATCAGGACAGTCCGTTAATGGGAGAGGAAATTGCCGGTGCTTCAGGTTACCCGATTCTGGGTCTGGATGTGTGGGAACACGCTTATTACCTGAAATATCAAAACCGCCGTCCAGACTATATTAAGGCGTTTTGGCATGTAGTGGACTGGGATGAGGCAGCAAAGCGTTACGAAGAAAAAATTAAGTAA
- a CDS encoding DUF485 domain-containing protein gives MNPDIYQEIENNPRFKELVQKRGRFAWLLSAIMLVLYVGFIFLIAFSPEWLGTPLYEGSSMTRGIPVGVGIIFISFILTGIYVVRANGEFDRLTSTILNEVKK, from the coding sequence ATGAATCCTGATATTTATCAAGAGATTGAAAATAATCCCCGCTTTAAGGAATTGGTTCAGAAGCGTGGGCGCTTTGCCTGGTTGTTATCCGCCATCATGTTAGTACTTTATGTTGGATTTATTTTTCTTATCGCTTTTTCCCCTGAGTGGCTTGGTACTCCCCTCTATGAAGGCTCCAGCATGACGCGTGGTATTCCTGTGGGGGTTGGCATTATATTTATTTCTTTCATATTGACAGGGATCTATGTTGTCAGAGCGAATGGTGAATTTGATCGTTTGACTTCGACTATCCTCAATGAGGTAAAAAAATGA
- the rbsB gene encoding ribose ABC transporter substrate-binding protein RbsB, producing the protein MKMNKLATILSAVVLSATMSANALAKDSIALVISTLNNPFFVTMKDSAQKEADKLGYNLIVLDSQDNPAKELANVQDLTVRGTKLMLINPTDSDAVGNAVIMANKANIPVITLDRAANKGNVVSHIASDNRLGGKMAGDFIAEKLGNNAKIIQLEGISGTSGARERSEGFSQAAKSHQFNMLASQPADFDRTKGLNVMQNLLTAHPSVQAVFAQNDEMALGALRALQTANKKDVLVVGFDGTDDGVKAVRSGKLSATIAQRPDQIGIIGVQTADKVLKGEKVDATIPVELELVIKK; encoded by the coding sequence TTGCATTGGTTATTTCAACATTGAACAACCCCTTCTTTGTCACGATGAAAGACAGCGCACAGAAAGAGGCTGATAAACTCGGATATAACCTGATAGTGCTTGATTCTCAGGATAATCCGGCAAAAGAGTTGGCTAACGTACAGGATTTGACTGTTCGTGGTACGAAATTGATGCTGATTAACCCAACAGATTCAGACGCCGTTGGTAATGCGGTCATCATGGCAAACAAGGCGAATATTCCGGTTATCACCCTTGACCGTGCGGCGAATAAAGGAAACGTTGTCAGCCATATTGCTTCTGACAATCGTTTGGGAGGCAAAATGGCCGGTGATTTTATCGCTGAAAAATTGGGTAACAATGCCAAAATCATTCAATTGGAAGGTATCTCTGGTACTTCTGGTGCACGTGAACGTAGTGAAGGTTTTTCTCAGGCCGCCAAAAGCCATCAATTCAATATGCTAGCCAGCCAGCCTGCTGACTTTGACCGCACAAAAGGGCTGAATGTCATGCAGAACCTGCTGACAGCCCATCCATCAGTACAAGCCGTTTTTGCCCAAAATGATGAAATGGCACTCGGTGCGCTGCGCGCGTTGCAGACAGCCAATAAAAAGGATGTGCTGGTTGTCGGATTTGACGGAACTGACGATGGTGTCAAGGCGGTACGGAGCGGTAAATTAAGTGCAACGATTGCACAGCGACCTGATCAGATTGGCATCATTGGCGTCCAGACAGCGGACAAGGTGCTGAAAGGTGAAAAAGTTGACGCTACTATCCCGGTTGAATTGGAATTAGTTATCAAAAAATAA
- the trpS gene encoding tryptophan--tRNA ligase gives MNEPTVMKPNSQKPIVFSGAQPSGELTIGNYMGALRQWVKMQDEYDCIYCIVNQHAITVRQDPNELKKRTLDTLALYLACGIDPKKSTIFVQSHVPQHSQLSWVLNCYTYFGELGRMTQFKDKSARHAENINAGLFSYPVLMAADILLYQANQIPVGIDQKQHLELSRDLAQRFNAIYGDIFTVPEPFIPTGGAKVMSLQDPAKKMSKSDDNCNNVIALLEDPKSVAKKIKRAVTDSEDPPRVRYDLENKPGVSNLLDILSGVTGKTIAELEAEFEGKMYGHLKGAVADAVSEMLTDLQERYHHFRNDEALLNQIMAEGAAKAQARAQATLDKIYDAVGLLAHP, from the coding sequence ATGAACGAACCCACTGTAATGAAACCAAACTCCCAAAAACCTATTGTATTCAGCGGCGCACAGCCTTCCGGTGAATTGACCATCGGTAACTACATGGGGGCGTTACGTCAGTGGGTTAAAATGCAGGATGAGTATGATTGCATCTATTGCATCGTTAACCAGCATGCTATTACCGTGCGCCAAGACCCAAATGAATTGAAAAAACGCACGCTTGATACGCTTGCACTTTACCTCGCATGTGGCATTGACCCCAAGAAAAGTACGATCTTCGTTCAGTCACACGTTCCACAGCATTCTCAATTAAGTTGGGTACTTAACTGTTACACCTATTTTGGTGAACTCGGCCGTATGACCCAGTTTAAAGATAAATCAGCTCGTCATGCGGAAAACATCAACGCAGGGTTATTTAGTTATCCGGTTCTGATGGCCGCAGATATTCTGCTTTATCAAGCCAATCAAATCCCTGTGGGAATTGACCAGAAACAGCATCTTGAATTGAGCCGTGATCTGGCACAGCGCTTTAATGCTATTTACGGTGATATTTTCACCGTACCAGAACCATTCATTCCAACGGGTGGTGCTAAAGTGATGTCTTTGCAAGATCCAGCCAAGAAAATGTCAAAGTCGGATGATAACTGTAATAACGTTATTGCCCTGCTGGAAGATCCAAAATCTGTCGCGAAAAAAATCAAACGTGCAGTTACCGATTCTGAAGATCCACCTCGTGTACGCTATGATCTGGAAAACAAACCGGGTGTTTCCAACCTGCTGGATATTCTTTCTGGTGTCACCGGCAAAACCATTGCTGAATTGGAAGCTGAGTTTGAAGGAAAAATGTACGGTCATTTGAAAGGCGCTGTCGCAGATGCTGTATCCGAAATGCTAACTGATTTGCAAGAACGTTATCATCATTTCCGTAATGATGAAGCATTGCTAAATCAAATCATGGCAGAAGGGGCAGCCAAGGCACAAGCCCGTGCTCAGGCGACTTTGGATAAAATCTACGATGCGGTAGGTTTGCTCGCTCATCCGTAA
- a CDS encoding phosphoglycolate phosphatase, translating to MVTSIKKNLRAIAFDLDGTLVDSASGLAEALDQALIAKGLPPAGKERVAIWIGNGADVMVERALKWAGVESTPELHRETRKLFDGFYETTVTTGSQLFPYVKETLATLAQHNLPMAIVTNKPTPFIAPLLESLGISEYFSLVLGGDDVKEKKPHPAPLYLTMGMFGIHKEELLFVGDSRNDILAAQAAGCPCVGLTYGYNYGESIALSHPDYILDHFPDLLPAIGLSTLKLQEA from the coding sequence ATGGTAACAAGTATTAAGAAAAATCTTCGTGCCATTGCATTTGATCTGGATGGAACATTAGTCGACAGCGCCAGCGGTCTGGCGGAAGCACTGGATCAGGCTCTGATTGCCAAAGGTTTACCTCCGGCAGGCAAAGAACGAGTTGCTATCTGGATAGGTAACGGCGCGGATGTCATGGTTGAACGTGCACTGAAATGGGCAGGCGTAGAATCCACCCCTGAATTGCATCGTGAAACCCGTAAACTGTTTGATGGGTTTTATGAAACAACCGTGACAACAGGCAGCCAACTGTTTCCCTATGTAAAAGAAACTCTGGCAACACTGGCACAGCATAATCTGCCAATGGCCATCGTAACCAATAAACCCACACCTTTTATTGCGCCATTGCTGGAATCATTGGGGATCAGTGAATACTTTTCACTGGTGCTGGGTGGTGATGATGTTAAAGAGAAAAAACCCCATCCTGCCCCGCTATATCTAACAATGGGCATGTTTGGCATCCATAAAGAAGAATTGCTTTTTGTCGGTGATTCCCGTAATGATATTTTAGCGGCACAGGCAGCTGGCTGCCCTTGTGTTGGCTTAACCTATGGATATAACTACGGAGAATCGATAGCATTAAGCCACCCAGATTATATATTGGACCATTTCCCGGATTTACTACCGGCTATCGGATTATCTACGTTAAAACTTCAGGAAGCGTAA
- the mdtD gene encoding multidrug transporter subunit MdtD produces the protein MVKSARSMSGLPWIAAIAFFMQSLDATILNTALPAIAKSLNHHPLAMQPAIVSYTLTVAMLIPVSGWLADRFGTQRIFIYAVSLFSLGSLACALSSSFSFLVAARVIQGIGGAMMMPVARLALLRAYPRSELLPVLNFVTMPGLLGPILGPMLGGLLVTYATWHWIFIINIPIGLLGIIYAKKHMPNFTMPKCFFDFLGFMLFSVGLVMLSVSFDLFGNNTLPNYVPVAVMAGSIIMLSGYIFHAKRHPNPLIDLQLFQTRTFSVGITSNIATRLSTGSLSFLIPLMLQVGFGYSAVIAGIMMAPNAIGAILAKSFVTKLLTQFGYRNTLIWVTVIIGVMIAQFSLQTPEISLVFLIIPLFVLGMAMSTQFTSMNTITLGDLNNNNASAGNSLLAVTQQLSISLGVTVSAAILRFYESAEYGSTVDHFHYTFITIGVITLASSFVFLLLKKEDGRNLIKK, from the coding sequence ATGGTCAAATCTGCACGCAGTATGTCGGGACTGCCCTGGATTGCTGCGATAGCTTTTTTTATGCAATCCCTGGATGCAACCATCCTTAATACCGCATTGCCGGCAATTGCTAAAAGTCTTAATCATCATCCTCTGGCAATGCAGCCAGCCATTGTTAGTTATACCTTAACGGTGGCAATGTTAATCCCGGTCAGTGGTTGGTTGGCTGATAGATTCGGCACACAACGGATATTCATTTATGCCGTTTCCCTTTTTTCTTTAGGTTCACTCGCCTGTGCGTTATCCAGCAGTTTCTCTTTTTTGGTAGCTGCCCGCGTCATTCAAGGGATCGGTGGTGCCATGATGATGCCTGTTGCCCGTTTGGCATTACTGCGGGCATATCCTCGCAGCGAATTGTTGCCCGTTTTGAATTTTGTGACTATGCCAGGTTTGCTTGGCCCAATTTTAGGCCCCATGCTCGGCGGACTGTTAGTAACTTATGCAACTTGGCATTGGATCTTCATCATCAATATTCCTATCGGCCTACTGGGTATTATTTATGCCAAAAAGCACATGCCCAACTTTACCATGCCTAAATGCTTCTTTGATTTTCTGGGATTCATGCTATTTAGTGTAGGACTGGTGATGCTTTCGGTCAGCTTTGATTTATTTGGTAATAATACTCTACCTAACTATGTTCCCGTTGCGGTTATGGCGGGTAGTATCATTATGCTGTCAGGATATATTTTTCATGCAAAAAGGCACCCAAATCCACTCATCGACCTCCAGTTGTTCCAAACACGTACCTTTTCAGTTGGTATCACCAGCAATATTGCCACTCGCTTAAGTACAGGATCCCTCTCATTTCTTATTCCGTTAATGCTACAAGTGGGTTTTGGTTATTCGGCGGTTATTGCCGGGATAATGATGGCACCAAACGCCATTGGCGCAATTCTCGCTAAATCTTTTGTCACCAAATTACTGACTCAATTTGGATATCGAAACACGCTCATTTGGGTTACGGTGATCATTGGTGTGATGATTGCACAGTTTTCACTACAGACACCGGAGATATCACTCGTCTTTTTGATCATTCCTCTATTTGTTTTAGGAATGGCAATGTCCACGCAATTTACATCAATGAATACCATTACCCTTGGTGATTTGAATAATAACAATGCCAGTGCGGGCAATAGCCTATTGGCGGTTACTCAACAGTTATCTATCAGTTTAGGAGTAACAGTCAGTGCTGCAATCCTTCGGTTTTACGAATCAGCGGAATACGGTTCAACAGTGGATCACTTCCACTATACCTTTATTACGATAGGCGTGATTACTCTAGCCTCTTCTTTTGTTTTCCTGTTATTGAAGAAAGAAGATGGCCGGAATTTGATCAAAAAGTAA
- the acs gene encoding acetate--CoA ligase, whose product MTQIIKHLIPADIAETALISKQQYLQDYQWSLQDPEAFWSEKGKIVDWIKPYTQVKNTSFDPGHVSIRWFEDGTLNLSANCLDRHLQERGEQTAIIWEGDNPAESKHVTYRELYHDVCQFANVLKKLDVKKGDVVAIYMPMVPEAAVAMLACTRVGAIHSVIFGGFSPDAIAGRVIDSNAKLIITADEGIRAGRVIPLKKNVDEALSNPAVTDVVNVVVFKRTGNTKSWQEGRDLWWHELIENVSTDCPAEEMNAEDPLFILYTSGSTGKPKGVLHTTGGYLVYASLTFKYTFDYRPGEIYWCTADIGWVTGHSYLLYGPLSCGATSLMFEGVPNYPDVNRLCQIVDKHQVNIIYTAPTAIRALMAEGDKAIEGTKRTSLRIMGSVGEPINPEAWEWYYRKIGNSKCPIVDTWWQTETGGFMITPLPGAVDLKPGSATLPFFGISPALVGNSGEPLTGECEGNLVITDSWPGQARTLFGDHERFEQTYFSTFKGMYFSGDGARRDEDGYYWITGRVDDVLNISGHRLGTAEIESALVSHPKIAEAAVVGIPHHIKGQAIYAYVTLNHGEEPSPDLYTEVRNWVRKEIGPIATPDILHWTDSLPKTRSGKIMRRILRKIASGDTSNLGDTSTLADPGVVEKLLEEKQSMNMT is encoded by the coding sequence ATGACTCAGATAATCAAGCATCTTATTCCTGCTGACATTGCAGAAACGGCCCTGATAAGCAAACAACAATATCTACAAGATTACCAATGGTCACTACAAGATCCTGAAGCGTTCTGGAGTGAGAAAGGTAAGATAGTGGATTGGATTAAACCTTATACTCAGGTTAAAAACACCTCTTTCGACCCAGGGCATGTCAGTATCCGCTGGTTTGAAGATGGCACACTGAATTTAAGTGCCAACTGCCTTGACCGCCATTTGCAGGAACGTGGTGAGCAAACCGCTATCATCTGGGAAGGAGACAATCCCGCAGAATCCAAGCATGTTACGTATCGCGAGCTATATCATGATGTCTGCCAATTCGCCAATGTATTGAAAAAACTTGATGTCAAAAAAGGTGATGTCGTTGCGATTTATATGCCAATGGTACCCGAAGCCGCCGTTGCCATGCTGGCCTGTACCCGAGTTGGTGCAATCCATTCCGTGATTTTTGGTGGTTTTTCTCCTGATGCCATTGCTGGCAGGGTTATCGATTCCAATGCCAAGCTGATTATTACCGCAGATGAAGGGATACGTGCAGGCCGCGTTATTCCATTGAAAAAGAATGTCGATGAAGCACTGAGTAATCCAGCCGTAACCGACGTTGTTAATGTGGTAGTCTTCAAGCGTACTGGTAACACCAAAAGCTGGCAGGAAGGTCGTGATTTGTGGTGGCATGAGTTGATCGAAAATGTCAGCACAGATTGCCCTGCCGAAGAAATGAATGCCGAAGATCCACTTTTCATACTTTATACCTCTGGCTCAACCGGCAAACCTAAAGGGGTTCTACATACCACTGGCGGTTATCTGGTCTATGCTTCTTTGACTTTCAAATACACGTTTGATTACCGCCCTGGGGAGATCTACTGGTGTACAGCCGATATTGGCTGGGTAACCGGCCACAGCTACCTTCTGTATGGGCCTCTCTCCTGCGGTGCAACATCATTGATGTTTGAAGGTGTACCAAACTACCCCGATGTCAATCGCCTCTGTCAGATCGTTGATAAACATCAGGTTAATATTATCTATACTGCACCAACCGCCATTCGTGCATTAATGGCTGAAGGCGATAAGGCGATTGAAGGAACCAAACGTACGTCACTACGTATCATGGGCTCGGTAGGTGAGCCAATTAATCCTGAAGCATGGGAATGGTACTACCGGAAGATAGGTAACAGTAAATGTCCTATTGTCGATACTTGGTGGCAAACCGAAACAGGCGGGTTCATGATCACGCCTTTGCCCGGAGCAGTCGACCTCAAACCAGGTTCGGCTACTTTGCCATTCTTCGGTATCAGTCCGGCATTGGTGGGCAACTCAGGTGAGCCATTAACTGGCGAATGTGAGGGTAATCTTGTCATCACGGATTCCTGGCCGGGACAAGCGCGAACTTTATTTGGTGATCATGAGCGTTTTGAACAAACCTATTTTTCCACTTTCAAAGGTATGTATTTCAGCGGAGATGGCGCTCGACGTGATGAAGACGGCTATTACTGGATCACTGGCCGTGTCGATGATGTCCTGAATATTTCAGGTCATCGGTTGGGAACCGCAGAAATTGAGTCTGCGCTGGTTTCACATCCAAAAATTGCCGAAGCTGCTGTTGTTGGCATTCCACACCATATCAAAGGGCAGGCGATTTATGCCTATGTCACACTGAATCATGGTGAAGAACCTTCCCCGGATCTTTATACCGAAGTCAGAAATTGGGTTCGCAAAGAAATCGGCCCGATTGCAACACCCGATATTCTTCACTGGACGGATTCTTTGCCCAAAACGCGTTCAGGGAAGATCATGCGCCGTATCTTGCGCAAAATTGCTTCCGGCGATACCAGTAACTTAGGTGATACCTCCACACTAGCAGATCCGGGTGTCGTTGAAAAACTGCTGGAAGAAAAACAATCCATGAATATGACTTAA
- the actP gene encoding cation/acetate symporter ActP produces the protein MKKIVLSAMLLFSTLFHNLAQADAISGKVEEQPLNIQAIVMFLLFVGFTLCITYWASKRTQSRSDYYTAGGRITGFQNGMAIAGDYMSAASFLGISALVYTSGYDGLIYSIGFLVGWPIILFLIAERLRNLGRYTFADVASYRLKQRPIRTLSAIGSLVVVALYLIAQMVGAGKLIELLFGLNYHIAVILVGILMVLYVLFGGMLATTWVQIIKAILLLAGATFMALMVMKAVNFNFNTLFKEAIAVHSRGQAIMSPGGLVSDPISALSLGLALMFGTAGLPHIIMRFFTVSDAKEARKSVFYATGFIGYFYILTFIIGFGAILLVSPNPAFKDATGALIGGTNMSAVHLADAVGGNFFLGFISAVAFATILAVVAGLTLAGASAVSHDLYANVIKQGQANERDELKVSKITVIILGFVAIGLGILFEKQNIAFMVGLAFSIAASCNFPIILLSMYWNKLTTRGALIGGWLGLISAVVLMILGPTIWVNILGHEKPIYPYEYPALFSMFVAFICTWLFSITDGSQQGQQERKMFRNQFIRSQTGIGIE, from the coding sequence ATGAAAAAAATCGTATTGTCAGCGATGCTGCTATTTTCCACACTCTTTCACAACTTAGCACAAGCGGATGCCATTTCAGGCAAGGTCGAAGAACAACCCTTGAATATTCAAGCTATTGTTATGTTTCTGTTATTCGTTGGGTTCACTCTTTGCATTACTTATTGGGCTTCAAAACGAACGCAATCACGTTCAGATTATTATACCGCTGGTGGACGTATTACAGGGTTTCAAAACGGAATGGCCATCGCTGGTGACTATATGTCAGCCGCCTCTTTTCTGGGAATTTCCGCGTTAGTCTATACCTCTGGTTACGATGGCCTGATCTATTCAATAGGCTTCCTCGTTGGCTGGCCAATTATTCTATTCCTCATCGCTGAACGTTTGAGAAATCTAGGGCGTTACACGTTTGCTGATGTCGCCTCTTATCGATTGAAACAGCGTCCCATTCGTACTTTGTCAGCAATAGGCTCTTTGGTTGTCGTTGCACTATATTTGATCGCTCAAATGGTTGGGGCAGGAAAACTCATTGAGCTGCTATTTGGGTTGAATTATCACATTGCAGTTATTTTGGTCGGTATTTTGATGGTGCTGTATGTGCTGTTTGGTGGAATGCTGGCAACGACATGGGTTCAAATTATCAAGGCAATCCTATTACTGGCAGGAGCAACATTCATGGCGCTGATGGTCATGAAAGCTGTAAATTTCAATTTCAATACTCTGTTTAAAGAAGCTATAGCTGTGCATTCCCGTGGTCAGGCAATCATGAGCCCAGGCGGATTGGTGTCTGATCCTATATCAGCACTCTCTTTAGGACTGGCATTGATGTTTGGCACTGCCGGATTGCCACATATTATCATGCGATTTTTTACCGTTAGTGATGCTAAAGAAGCCCGTAAAAGTGTTTTCTATGCCACAGGGTTTATCGGCTATTTTTATATCCTGACGTTTATCATTGGGTTTGGTGCAATATTATTAGTCAGTCCCAATCCCGCGTTCAAAGATGCAACTGGGGCATTAATTGGTGGAACGAATATGTCCGCTGTTCATCTTGCCGATGCCGTTGGCGGTAACTTCTTCCTTGGTTTCATCTCTGCCGTGGCCTTTGCCACTATTTTAGCTGTTGTGGCAGGGTTAACTTTAGCAGGTGCTTCAGCAGTTTCTCATGATCTCTACGCTAATGTAATTAAGCAAGGTCAAGCCAATGAGCGGGATGAACTGAAAGTTTCTAAGATTACCGTCATTATTCTCGGTTTTGTCGCCATTGGATTGGGTATTCTGTTTGAAAAACAAAATATTGCCTTCATGGTGGGTTTGGCATTCTCAATTGCCGCAAGCTGTAACTTTCCGATTATTTTATTATCGATGTACTGGAACAAGCTGACAACGCGAGGGGCACTCATTGGCGGGTGGTTAGGATTAATTAGTGCGGTTGTATTAATGATCCTTGGGCCTACTATTTGGGTCAACATCCTCGGTCATGAAAAGCCAATTTATCCGTATGAATACCCTGCACTGTTTTCTATGTTTGTAGCATTCATCTGTACATGGTTATTTTCCATCACAGATGGATCACAACAAGGTCAGCAGGAAAGGAAAATGTTTCGCAATCAGTTTATTCGTTCACAGACTGGAATTGGTATCGAGTAG